The following is a genomic window from Corynebacterium incognita.
TTTGCGTATCGACGTCGTGGGGCGTGCCGGGTGGGAGAGCGTGCGCGGTGCCGCCGTCGCCTCGCTTGCTAAGTTTGGGGGTATGACTTTGGACTTTGAGAACGCCTTCACTGAGCGCACCCCGCGCATAGTTAACGCCGCCAAGCTGCACCGCGCGGCCAACCGCCGCAAGGCCGGGGTGTTTATCGTGGAGGGCTCTAATTCGGTGGAGGCCGCCGTGGCCACCGGCGCGGCGCGCGACGTGTTCGTGACAGAGGCGGCCGCGGAGCGTTTCGGGGAGATTCTCACCACTGCCGGCTATATGGACGTCTATGTCCACCCGATCACTGACAAGGCGGCCAAGTCTTTGGCGGACACCGCGACAACGAGCGGCATTTTCGCGCTGTGTGCCGACGTCCTGTGGTCGGCGGGAAAGATTTTTGGCGGCAAACCCCGCCTGGTATCCATCCCGGTGCTCACCTCTGAGCCGGGTAATGCGGGCACTCTCATCCGTACCTCCGATGCGATGGGCGCCGATGGAGTCATTTTCGCCGGCGAGACCGTGGACCCACTGGGGTGTAAGGTGGCGCGGTCGTCGGCAGGCTCGCTCTTCCACATCCCGGTGGCCCGGCACACTGGCGTTAAAGACGTCATCGGACAAGCACGGGCGGCGGGCCTGCAGATTCTGGCGACGTCGGTGGAAGGTGAGGCCACTCTGGACGAGGTAGATCTGACCCGGCCAACCGCCTGGCTATTCGGCAACGAGGCGCACGGTTTGGACACAGATGTCGAGGCGCTGGCAGATACAAAAGTTCGCATCCCCATCCTCGGACGCGCAGAATCGCTTAACCTGGCTAGTGCCGCCAGTATTTGTCTGTACCAATCGGCGCGGGCGCTGGCGACTGGCACCGTGTAGCCACATAGCCAGATACAGGCGCATAGGGCTGTAAAGATGACGTAGGGAGAGAAGAGCTTTGTCCGTGACGTTCCATTTCGCGCAGCCCGGGTTGACGTTCTTTACCGCTGACTTTGACTTCAGCAAGTTATTGTATTCCTCGGACCCGAGGAACTTAACAGCCCGACCC
Proteins encoded in this region:
- a CDS encoding TrmH family RNA methyltransferase; translated protein: MTLDFENAFTERTPRIVNAAKLHRAANRRKAGVFIVEGSNSVEAAVATGAARDVFVTEAAAERFGEILTTAGYMDVYVHPITDKAAKSLADTATTSGIFALCADVLWSAGKIFGGKPRLVSIPVLTSEPGNAGTLIRTSDAMGADGVIFAGETVDPLGCKVARSSAGSLFHIPVARHTGVKDVIGQARAAGLQILATSVEGEATLDEVDLTRPTAWLFGNEAHGLDTDVEALADTKVRIPILGRAESLNLASAASICLYQSARALATGTV